The genomic stretch AAATACGGATGCATCACTTACGGCTCAGCTGGGGGAGGCGAAAGTCTGCCCCCACTGCTCGAGCAGCAGGATCATTAAGCACAGCATGTTCAATGGGAGGCAGCGCTCCAAGTGCAAAACGTGCGGCAAGACCTTTACTATGCTTACCGGAACGCCCATACACGGGTTGAAAAAGGTTTCACTTTGGCAGGATTACTG from Williamwhitmania taraxaci encodes the following:
- a CDS encoding IS1 family transposase, translated to MTIIEQIRELAKQLTEQERVTVMRELKNTDASLTAQLGEAKVCPHCSSSRIIKHSMFNGRQRSKCKTCGKTFTMLTGTPIHGLKKVSLWQDY